In the Phaseolus vulgaris cultivar G19833 chromosome 7, P. vulgaris v2.0, whole genome shotgun sequence genome, one interval contains:
- the LOC137827648 gene encoding FCS-Like Zinc finger 8-like: MADSGSSEKYKKSVSSSFFGSPRLFTNFTPKGFHETETMMSPTSILDSKPFSGFKNPFWSETNSPRTPGSEHKRHWDRLDSKGVGLGLVDALVDEDKHSEVSSKHESRMVVFGSQLKIQIPPLSPTESSKFVAEKGNYSPGSLCMGKSASGGANSPRVFMGCLSASEMELSEDYTRVISHGPNPRTTHIFDNCIIESSCFELGCSAKEDGCFPHRTSYHSRSFLSVCFHCKRNLGEGKDIYMYRGERAFCSNECRYQGMVLEEEMSKLEGSDIYGP, encoded by the exons ATGGCAGATTCTGGTTCTTCAGAAAAGTACAAGAAATCCGTTTCATCATCTTTCTTCGGTTCTCCGAGGTTGTTCACCAATTTCACTCCCAAAGGTTTTCATGAAACCGAAACCATGATGAGCCCTACCTCCATACTCGACAGCAAGCCTTTCTCCGGTTTCAAGAACCCTTTTTGGTCCGAAACAAACAGCCCCAGAACCCCAGGGAGTGAACACAAGCGTCACTGGGACAGATTGGATTCCAAAGGTGTTGGTCTTGGCCTTGTTGACGCTCTTGTCGACGAAGACAAACACAGTGAAGTGAGTTCGAAACATGAGAGCCGAATGGTTGTGTTCGGATCTCAGCTTAAGATTCAGATTCCTCCGCTGTCTCCAACTGAATCATCCAAATTCGTAGCTGAGAAGGGAAATTATTCACCTGGGAGTTTGTGTATGGGAAAATCTGCATCCGGGGGTGCTAATTCTCCGCGAGTTTTCATGGGGTGTCTCTCTGCAAGCGAAATGGAACTCTCTGAGGACTACACTCGTGTGATTTCCCACGGGCCAAACCCGAGAACCACTCACATATTCGATAATTGCATCATTGAGAGTAGCTGCTTCGAACTTGGGTGCTCTGCTAAGGAAGATGGGTGTTTCCCTCATCGCACCAGTTATCACTCTCGAAGCTTTTTGAGTGTCTGCTTTCACTGCAAAAGAAACCTTGGAGAGGGCAAAGACATCTACATGTACAG GGGTGAGAGAGCATTTTGCAGCAATGAATGCCGGTACCAAGGGATGGTCTTGGAGGAAGAGATGAGCAAATTAGAAGGCAGTGACATTTACGGGCCATAG